From Tripterygium wilfordii isolate XIE 37 chromosome 16, ASM1340144v1, whole genome shotgun sequence, one genomic window encodes:
- the LOC119980747 gene encoding uncharacterized protein LOC119980747 codes for MIISSWNIRGLNSPLKQHKAVCFMKRNKVDAMCFLETKFNCSKLSFTHRLRLRDWKFLDNTNVAANGRVVVFWNPSKVTTEYIDSSAQALHVKLTDLVDQKSFLATFVYWFNTITTRRSLWDDLKRWCPSDSWILSDLNYFGCYYSWSNGKIWCKLDRVLVNPASCSLLLPCNVQFLNVGAHFDHSPVKILIGTLLSRGNRAFKFFNMWTEHDQFLEVVNSHWHQSMHGSPMFRLCKRLKRLKGPLRDLNMKHFSHISERVDTAAAALDYHQSLLHHDLDNLHYIGKEGELRTTLLNLQSAERKFFSPKLKL; via the exons ATGATTATTTCCTCCTGGAATATCAGAGGGCTTAATAGCCCTCTGAAGCAGCATAAGGCCGTATGTTTCATGAAAAGAAATAAAGTTGATGCTATGTGTTTTTTGGAAACAAAGTTCAATTGCAGTAAGCTCTCCTTTACGCACAGATTGAGGCTAAGAGATTGGAAATTTCTTGACAATACCAATGTTGCTGCTAATGGAAGAGTTGTTGTTTTCTGGAATCCTTCAAAAGTTACAACCGAGTATATTGACTCTTCTGCTCAGGCTCTCCATGTGAAGCTCACTGATCTTGTTGACCAAAAGAGTTTTTTAGCTACTTTTGTTTATTGGTTTAATACTATCACTACTAGAAGGAGTCTCTGGGATGATTTAAAAAGATGGTGTCCTAGTGACTCCTGGATTCTCTCT GATCTTAATTACTTTGGTTGTTACTACTCCTGGTCTAATGGCAAAATCTGGTGTAAATTGGATAGAGTTCTTGTTAATCCTGCTTCGTGTTCTTTGTTATTGCCTTGTAATGTTCAATTTTTAAATGTTGGTGCTCATTTTGATCATTCTCCTGTTAAAATTTTGATTGGTACTCTGTTAAGCAGAGGAAATAGGGCTTTTAAATTCTTCAATATGTGGACTGAGCATGACCAGTTCTTGGAAGTGGTTAATTCACACTGGCACCAGTCTATGCATGGCTCTCCTATGTTCAGGCTTTGTAAAAGGCTTAAGAGACTGAAGGGTCCTCTGAGGGATTTGAACATGAAGCATTTTAGTCATATTTCAGAGAGAGTGGACACTGCAGCTGCTGCTTTAGATTACCATCAATCTTTACTGCATCATGATTTGGATAATCTGCACTATATCGGAAAGGAGGGGGAGTTGAGAACTACTCTTCTGAATCTTCAGAGTGCTGAGAGGAAATTCTTCTCTCCGAAATTGAAGCTCTAG